The stretch of DNA CGCCGACACGGCGGCCCTTTTCGTCGAATTTGAGTTGGCCGCCTGGGTAGTGTTTCGACGGCCCGCCATCCATGGCGCGGAACGCCTGCGCAACGGCAAGGCGGTCGGCCTTGCCGGCTTGTTCGAGAGCTGCCTTCATCAACCACATGTCGCCATAGGTCGAGATGACGTTCTGCGTCATCCAGGGCTCTTTGTACTTCGCCTTCAACTCAGCGATCAGGGCTTCGTGGCCCTTCGAGCCCCAGTTGGCGACCACCGTCATGATGCCTTGCACGGCATCAGTGCTGACGCTTTGCAGCATGTCGGGTTCGGCGATCGTGATCGAGAACGAGACGGTTGGAATCTTGCCCTGGCCAAGCCCGAACTCGTTGATCTTTTCAAGACCAAGTTTCGCGTCCGAGATCGCGTTGGGCATGAACAACAGCAGGTCCGGACGGGCCGACCTGACTTTCTGGATCAGCGGCGTGGCGTCGGAAAGCGGTGGCGTCCAGACTTCCTCGACGACCAGTTGCAGGCCTTCCTGCGCAAAAATCTTTTCCTTGAGCGCCTTGGCGGTCGCAACCGAGGTCGCCGTATTGTCCATCAGCATCGCCACCGTCTTCGGGCGTTTGCCGGACGCGGCTTCGGCAAGCTTCATCAGTTCGGGTACACCAAGCTCCGACTGCCGGCTGGCAGGTGCCGCGGTCTGGAAGATGTATTTGAAGCCGCGCTCGGTCAGTAAGTCCGAGTAGGACAGTGTGAGCATTGGCAATTCGGCGCGTTCAGTAACCTCGGTCACCGCCAGTGTGAAAGAGCTGAGATATGAGCCGGTGGCTGCAACCAGATCGGTCTCCTGGGCCACCATGCGCTGCGCCGCATTCTTGGCCTTCTCCGTGGTGTCGCCGCAATCGATCACGACAAGCTTCATCTTGGCGCCGCCGAGCGATTTGATGCCGCCTTGCGCGTTGATGTGCTCGATGCCCATCTCGGCGCCCATGCGCATCACCTGGCCCGGACGGGTATAGATACCCGACAGCGGGACAATCAGTCCGACCTTGACCTCGGCTGGTTGCTGCGCGCGCGCCACCGTCGACAGGCCGATGGCGGCAGCACCCGAGAGCACGGTTCGCCGCGTCAGCGACGTTTTCGAGATATTGTCGGATGCGTTGTCCTGGCCCATTTTCGTCCTCCCAATGGTGCTGTTTCGTTGGTTACATGCCGAGATAAGCCCTGCGGATGCGGTCGTCCGCCCGCAAGGTCTGGTTGTTGCCTTCGAGCGCGACACGGCCCGCTTCGAGAACGTAGCCGTGGT from Bradyrhizobium sp. AZCC 1693 encodes:
- a CDS encoding ABC transporter substrate-binding protein; its protein translation is MGQDNASDNISKTSLTRRTVLSGAAAIGLSTVARAQQPAEVKVGLIVPLSGIYTRPGQVMRMGAEMGIEHINAQGGIKSLGGAKMKLVVIDCGDTTEKAKNAAQRMVAQETDLVAATGSYLSSFTLAVTEVTERAELPMLTLSYSDLLTERGFKYIFQTAAPASRQSELGVPELMKLAEAASGKRPKTVAMLMDNTATSVATAKALKEKIFAQEGLQLVVEEVWTPPLSDATPLIQKVRSARPDLLLFMPNAISDAKLGLEKINEFGLGQGKIPTVSFSITIAEPDMLQSVSTDAVQGIMTVVANWGSKGHEALIAELKAKYKEPWMTQNVISTYGDMWLMKAALEQAGKADRLAVAQAFRAMDGGPSKHYPGGQLKFDEKGRRVGAGVVIVQWQSGLPITVFPSDLALAAPFWPKKS